One part of the Botrytis cinerea B05.10 chromosome 8, complete sequence genome encodes these proteins:
- the Bcspn1 gene encoding Bcspn1 — MSDSDLDSKPTTPLPEAGNDAGDPNRPISQERDTPEPPVANPDLDMDDLDNAEDGGAGSDNESDLSDVDEANFDDFDASKVALDERPMVGIDEDIAKTLKASKRKRAEGEAKKPKEGKRDKKKRPRRDSDEDPDGMEIDGKRIRKPKRVEGEGKDRDRTKERRKATPEPENDENLTPDERRRRALDKAMDAALKNPNKRRRKKDEVDLEEAFDDEIAALKLRMEEACQADNAARDANLPATRKLEMLPEVVALLNRNTIQHSIVDPDTNFLQSVKFFLEPLNDGSLPAYNIQRDLFQALARLPIEKEALLSSGIGKVVLYYTKSKRPEIQIKRIAERLLGEWSRPILKRSDDYKKRKVATKEYDFQAAQLAIRPSGSQSSQMPSSQRTQLTARDIERQRLLAPKVISNRARMETSNTSYSIAPRSNFDPSRGLDPSSRPIGAGGVDAFRKMTAKQGKKRS; from the exons ATGTCGGATTCCGACCTCGATTCAAAGCCTACCACGCCCCTTCCAGAAGCTGGAAATGATGCTGGAGATCCAAACAGACCCATTTCACAAGAACGGGACACACCAGAACCTCCTGTGGCCAACCCAGATCTCGACATGGATGATTTAGATAACGCAGAGGACGGCGGCGCTGGATCCGATAATGAATCAGATCTTTCTGATGTCGATGAAGccaattttgatgatttcgatGCAAGTAAAGTTGCTTTGGATGAGAGACCCATGGTTGGTATCGATGAGGATATTGCGAAGACGTTGAAGGCCAGTAAGCGCAAGCGTGCGGAAGGTGAAGCAAAGAAGCCAAAGGAAGGAAAGCGAGATAAAAAGAAGAGGCCGCGCAGAGACTCGGATGAGGATCCCGATGGAATGGAGattgatggaaagagaatCAGAAAGCCCAAGAGAGTTGAGGGTGAGGGGAAGGATAGGGATAGAACCAAGGAGCGAAGAAAGGCAACACCAGAACcagaaaatgatgaaaatCTTACGCCGGATGAGAGGAGACGTAGAGCTTTGGATAAGGCTATGGATGCTGCGCTTAAGAACCCaaacaagagaagaagaaagaaggatgaaGTG gatttggaagaagcttTCGATGATGAAATTGCAGCGTtgaagcttcgaatggaaGAAGCATGTCAAGCCGATAATGCTGCTCGAGATGCCAATTTACCCGCAACTAGAAAACTTGAAATGTTACCAGAAGTCGTCGCTCTTCTCAACAGAAACACCATTCAACATTCCATCGTCGACCCCGACACCAACTTCCTACAGTCCGTCAAATTTTTCTTGGAACCATTAAACGATGGAAGTCTTCCAGCATACAACATTCAACGTGATCTCTTCCAAGCACTGGCGCGTTTACCGATTGAGAAGGAAGCACTTCTTAGCAGTGGGATTGGTAAGGTTGTTCTATATTACACGAAGAGCAAGAGAccagaaattcaaatcaagagAATTGCTGAAAGATTACTGGGAGAATGGTCACGACCAATTTTGAAGCGAAGTGACGATTATAAGAAGCGTAAGGTCGCGACAAAGGAATATGATTTCCA AGCCGCACAACTTGCAATCCGTCCCTCCGGCTCTCAATCTTCGCAAATGCCTTCCTCCCAAAGAACACAACTCACGGCCCGTGATATCGAGCGTCAACGTCTTCTCGCACCAAAAGTCATTAGCAACAGAGCTAGAATGgaaacttcaaataccaGTTATTCGATCGCTCCTAGAAGTAACTTCGATCCAAGTAGAGGGTTGGATCCATCTTCCAGGCCTATTGGTGCGGGTGGTGTAGACGCCTTTAGAAAGATGACGGCGAAAcaagggaagaagagatcATAA